One window of Pseudomonas sp. FP198 genomic DNA carries:
- a CDS encoding sulfite reductase flavoprotein subunit alpha, which produces MLKKTLFQLHWFFGISAGLVLALMGVTGAVVSFQDEILRALNPEVLTVEKQPAGVLPPAELVEQIEAASGKTVAMLWVETDSGNAARAIFTAPPGEKRGPMRYFNPYNAQFLGDVVGQDFFGLMLRLHRVLTLDDVGRQITGACTLILVFFCLSGLYLRWPRQWKNWRAWLTLDWAKKGRSFNWDLHSVAGTWCLLFYLLAALTGLTWSYEWYNKGLTRLLSDSPKDERVRSRGPAPSGPAPIADYRAMWSSIYSAAGPGLSAYNVRMPPVAGQPATVFYLLKDAPHDRALNQLMLDPSTGVISRHSRYTDKSLKAQLLTSIYALHVGSYFGLVGRILVTAAALAMPLFFITGWLLYLDRRRKKRQVRQARQALAGNPGDAPAWLIGFASQSGFAEQLAWQTAGQLQAAGLPVKVQPLAGVSEKDLNSATRALFVVSTFGDGEGPDSARGFERKVLGRAMSLESLQYSVLGLGDRQYDNFCGFARRLHAWLAEHGGKTLFAPVEVDSGDPYALRHWQQQLAELTGQQPPADAWQAPSFEHWTLSQRTLLNPDSSGSGVYLLGLGAPGPSSWLAGDLVEILPRNDPWAIEHFLDGLGIAGIARVQVDGLQQTLEQALATRQLPQNRAHLVGLHAQALVEALAPLGMREYSIASIPADGVLELIVRQERHADGSLGIGSGWLTEHAPLGSPISLRLRRNSSFHLPPQGVPMILLGNGTGLAGLRSLLKARVAQGMQRNWLLFGERNREHDFHCRDDLQEWVTSGDLERLDLAFSRDQEKKIYVQDRLLESAALLKQWLADGAVIYVCGSLQGMASGVDHVLNLVLGRDEVEKLIEQGRYRRDVY; this is translated from the coding sequence GTGTTGAAGAAAACCCTGTTCCAGTTGCACTGGTTTTTCGGCATCAGTGCCGGGCTGGTCCTGGCGTTGATGGGCGTTACCGGTGCGGTGGTGTCTTTCCAGGACGAAATCCTGCGGGCATTGAACCCCGAGGTGCTGACGGTTGAAAAACAACCGGCCGGCGTCCTGCCGCCCGCCGAACTGGTGGAACAGATCGAAGCCGCCTCCGGCAAGACCGTCGCCATGCTCTGGGTCGAGACCGACAGTGGCAACGCCGCGCGGGCGATCTTCACCGCCCCGCCCGGAGAGAAACGCGGGCCGATGCGCTACTTCAACCCTTACAACGCGCAGTTCCTGGGTGACGTGGTGGGCCAGGATTTCTTCGGCCTGATGCTCAGGTTGCACCGTGTCCTGACCCTGGACGACGTGGGCCGGCAGATCACCGGCGCCTGCACGCTGATCCTGGTGTTCTTCTGCTTGTCCGGCCTCTACCTGCGCTGGCCGCGCCAGTGGAAAAACTGGCGCGCCTGGCTGACCCTCGACTGGGCGAAAAAGGGCCGCAGCTTCAATTGGGACCTGCACTCCGTCGCGGGCACCTGGTGCCTGCTGTTCTATCTGTTGGCCGCCCTGACCGGGCTGACCTGGTCCTATGAGTGGTACAACAAAGGCCTGACCCGCCTGCTTTCCGATTCGCCCAAGGATGAGCGCGTGCGCAGCCGCGGCCCCGCCCCGAGCGGCCCGGCGCCGATCGCCGATTACCGGGCCATGTGGAGCAGCATCTACAGCGCCGCCGGCCCCGGCCTGTCCGCCTACAACGTGCGCATGCCGCCGGTGGCCGGGCAACCGGCGACGGTGTTCTACCTGCTCAAGGACGCCCCCCATGACCGCGCCCTGAACCAACTCATGCTCGACCCGAGCACCGGCGTCATCAGCCGTCACAGCCGCTACACCGACAAGAGCCTCAAGGCGCAATTGCTCACCAGCATCTATGCCCTGCATGTCGGCAGTTACTTCGGCCTGGTCGGGCGGATCCTGGTGACCGCCGCCGCGTTGGCCATGCCGCTGTTTTTCATCACCGGTTGGCTGCTCTACCTGGACCGCCGGCGCAAAAAACGCCAGGTCCGCCAGGCTCGCCAAGCGCTTGCCGGCAACCCTGGCGATGCCCCGGCGTGGCTGATCGGCTTTGCCAGCCAGAGCGGTTTTGCCGAGCAACTGGCCTGGCAGACCGCCGGCCAGCTCCAGGCCGCCGGGCTACCGGTGAAGGTCCAGCCGTTGGCCGGCGTCAGCGAGAAGGATCTGAACAGCGCCACCCGTGCCCTGTTTGTGGTCAGCACCTTTGGCGACGGTGAAGGACCGGACAGCGCTCGCGGCTTCGAGCGCAAGGTGCTCGGCCGGGCGATGAGCCTGGAAAGCCTGCAATACTCGGTCCTCGGCCTCGGTGACCGGCAATATGACAATTTCTGCGGTTTCGCCCGCCGTCTGCACGCCTGGCTCGCGGAGCACGGCGGCAAGACGCTGTTCGCGCCGGTGGAAGTGGACAGCGGCGACCCGTACGCCTTGCGCCACTGGCAACAGCAACTGGCCGAGCTGACCGGCCAGCAGCCTCCGGCGGATGCGTGGCAAGCGCCGAGCTTTGAACACTGGACCCTGAGCCAACGCACCCTGCTCAACCCCGACAGCAGCGGTTCGGGCGTGTACCTGCTCGGCCTCGGCGCCCCCGGCCCGAGCAGCTGGCTGGCCGGTGACCTGGTGGAAATCCTGCCGCGCAATGATCCGTGGGCCATCGAACACTTCCTCGATGGCCTGGGTATCGCCGGGATCGCCCGGGTGCAGGTCGATGGCTTGCAGCAGACGCTCGAACAAGCCCTCGCCACGCGTCAACTGCCGCAAAACCGCGCCCACCTGGTGGGCCTGCACGCCCAGGCGCTGGTGGAGGCGTTGGCACCGCTGGGAATGCGTGAATATTCCATCGCCTCGATCCCCGCCGACGGTGTATTGGAGCTGATCGTGCGCCAGGAACGTCACGCCGATGGCAGCCTGGGCATCGGTTCCGGCTGGCTCACGGAGCACGCGCCGCTGGGCAGTCCCATCAGCCTGCGGCTCCGTCGCAACAGCAGCTTCCATCTGCCGCCCCAGGGCGTGCCGATGATTCTACTGGGCAACGGCACCGGCCTGGCCGGCTTGCGCAGTTTGCTCAAGGCCCGCGTTGCCCAGGGCATGCAGCGCAACTGGCTGCTGTTTGGCGAGCGCAACCGCGAGCATGATTTCCATTGCCGCGACGATCTGCAGGAATGGGTGACCTCCGGCGACCTGGAACGCCTGGACCTGGCGTTCTCAAGGGATCAGGAAAAGAAAATCTACGTCCAGGACCGCCTGCTGGAATCGGCCGCGTTGCTCAAGCAATGGCTGGCCGACGGCGCGGTGATCTATGTCTGCGGCAGCTTGCAGGGAATGGCGTCAGGCGTGGACCATGTGCTTAACCTGGTGCTGGGCCGCGACGAAGTGGAAAAGCTGATCGAGCAGGGTCGGTATCGGCGGGATGTCTATTGA
- a CDS encoding alkaline phosphatase, translating into MSEFDLGRRRVMQAVGAGLLLPGLAPAVIASVKDRPVLTEGVQSGDLQGDRAMIWSRSDRPARMVVEWDTRSQFSNPRRFVSALADSRSDFTARVELTGLPPDQAIFYRVHFEDARSGVASEPWLGHLRSVPQFKRNIRFVWSGDTVGQGFGINPDIGGMRIYEAMRLRLPDFFIHSGDTIYADGPVPAQVTTEGGRIWRNLTTEAKSKVAETLDEYRGNYRYNLMDENVRRFNAEVPQIWQWDDHEVVNNWSPGKQLDERYQTKDIHSLVGRARQAWLEYAPMRLQKADHGGRIYRKLGYGPMLDVFVLDMRSYREANDANLGAAKPFLGREQLNWLKRELKQSRAQWKVIAADMPIGLGVPDGEVSPGVPRWEAVANGDPGEAQGREVEIAELLGYLRKHQVRNYVWLTADVHYCAAHHYHPEQAAFQDFEPFWEFVAGPLNAGSFGPNALDKTFGPEVVFQKAPPAQNTSPFAGYQFFGEVNIDGQSGEMSVVLRDLEGVAVFEKKLQPV; encoded by the coding sequence ATGAGCGAATTCGACCTGGGCCGTCGCCGTGTAATGCAAGCCGTTGGTGCCGGTTTGTTGTTGCCGGGGCTGGCGCCGGCGGTGATTGCTTCGGTCAAGGACCGGCCGGTGCTGACCGAAGGCGTGCAGTCGGGCGACTTGCAGGGCGATCGGGCGATGATCTGGAGTCGCAGCGACCGCCCGGCGCGGATGGTGGTGGAGTGGGACACCCGCAGCCAGTTCTCCAACCCTCGGCGCTTTGTCTCGGCGCTGGCCGACAGCCGCAGCGATTTCACCGCCCGGGTCGAACTCACCGGCCTGCCGCCCGACCAGGCGATTTTCTACCGCGTGCATTTCGAAGACGCCCGCAGCGGTGTCGCCAGCGAGCCCTGGCTCGGCCACTTGCGCAGCGTGCCGCAGTTCAAGCGCAACATCCGGTTTGTCTGGAGCGGCGACACCGTCGGCCAGGGCTTCGGCATCAACCCGGACATTGGCGGCATGCGCATCTACGAAGCCATGCGCCTGCGCCTGCCAGACTTTTTTATCCACAGCGGTGACACCATCTACGCCGACGGCCCGGTGCCGGCGCAGGTCACCACCGAGGGCGGACGCATCTGGCGTAACCTGACCACCGAAGCCAAGAGCAAGGTTGCCGAGACCCTGGACGAATATCGCGGCAACTACCGCTACAACCTGATGGATGAAAACGTCCGTCGTTTCAACGCCGAGGTGCCGCAGATCTGGCAATGGGACGACCACGAGGTGGTCAACAACTGGTCGCCGGGCAAGCAACTGGACGAGCGCTACCAGACCAAGGATATCCACAGCCTGGTAGGCCGTGCGCGACAGGCCTGGCTGGAATATGCGCCGATGCGCCTGCAGAAGGCCGACCATGGTGGACGGATCTATCGCAAGCTCGGCTACGGGCCGATGCTCGATGTGTTCGTGTTGGACATGCGCAGCTACCGCGAAGCCAATGACGCCAACCTCGGCGCGGCGAAACCGTTCCTCGGGCGTGAGCAGCTGAACTGGCTCAAGCGCGAACTGAAGCAATCCCGGGCGCAGTGGAAAGTCATTGCCGCCGACATGCCCATCGGCCTCGGCGTACCCGACGGCGAAGTCAGCCCTGGTGTGCCGCGCTGGGAAGCGGTCGCCAACGGTGACCCGGGCGAGGCCCAGGGGCGTGAAGTGGAAATTGCCGAACTGCTTGGTTATCTGCGCAAGCATCAGGTGCGCAACTACGTCTGGCTGACTGCCGACGTGCACTATTGCGCCGCCCACCATTACCATCCTGAACAGGCCGCGTTCCAGGATTTCGAACCGTTCTGGGAGTTTGTCGCCGGGCCGCTGAACGCCGGCAGCTTCGGGCCCAATGCCCTGGACAAGACCTTCGGCCCGGAAGTGGTATTCCAGAAAGCGCCCCCCGCGCAGAACACTTCACCGTTTGCCGGTTATCAATTCTTTGGCGAGGTGAACATCGACGGGCAGAGCGGCGAGATGAGCGTGGTGTTGCGCGATCTTGAAGGGGTGGCGGTGTTCGAGAAGAAGTTGCAGCCGGTTTGA
- a CDS encoding PTS fructose-like transporter subunit IIB, whose protein sequence is MKLAIVTACPNGMVTSVLCARLLDAAAQRQSWSTSVEVHDPAHPERQLSAATLEAAEWVLLVASGPVDLSRFVGKRVFRSTPAQALQDVDTVLRRGAEEAEVLAEADVLAEAPQASTERAPRLVAITACPTGVAHTFMAAEALQQAATRLGYDLQIETQGSVGARNPLSPEAIAEADVVLLATDIEVATERFAGKKIYRCGTGIALKQAEATLNKALAEGRQESVASEASGGPAKAEKSGVYKHLLTGVSFMLPMVVAGGLMIALSFVFGIEAFKEPGTLAAALMQIGGDTAFKLMVPLLAGYIAYSIADRPGLAPGMIGGMLASTLGAGFIGGIIAGFLAGYAAKAINRYARLPQSLEALKPILIIPLLASLFTGLVMIYIVGKPVAGMLEGLTHFLDSMGTTNALLLGVLLGAMMCVDLGGPINKAAYAFSVGLLASQSYAPMAATMAAGMVPPIGLGIATFIARRKFAKTEREAGKAALVLGLCFISEGAIPFAAKDPLRVIPSSVAGGALTGALSMYFGCKLMAPHGGLFVMLIPNAINHALLYLLAIVAGSLLTAVTYALLKRPEAVEMALEPAKA, encoded by the coding sequence ATGAAATTAGCCATTGTGACGGCCTGCCCGAACGGCATGGTCACCAGTGTGTTGTGCGCCCGTCTGCTGGACGCGGCGGCCCAGCGCCAGAGCTGGAGCACCAGCGTTGAAGTGCATGACCCGGCGCACCCCGAGCGCCAGTTGTCGGCCGCCACGCTTGAGGCGGCCGAGTGGGTGCTGCTGGTTGCCAGCGGCCCGGTGGACCTCTCGCGATTCGTCGGCAAGCGGGTATTTCGCAGCACCCCGGCCCAGGCCCTGCAAGACGTTGATACGGTGTTGCGGCGTGGCGCCGAGGAAGCCGAGGTGCTGGCCGAGGCCGACGTGCTCGCCGAAGCACCACAGGCCTCGACCGAGCGCGCCCCGCGCCTGGTGGCCATCACCGCGTGCCCGACCGGCGTCGCCCACACCTTCATGGCCGCCGAAGCCTTGCAGCAGGCTGCGACGCGCCTGGGCTACGACTTGCAGATCGAAACCCAGGGCTCGGTGGGCGCGCGTAATCCGCTGAGTCCCGAGGCGATTGCCGAGGCCGACGTGGTGTTGCTGGCGACCGACATTGAAGTCGCCACCGAGCGTTTCGCCGGCAAGAAAATCTACCGTTGCGGCACCGGCATCGCGTTGAAGCAGGCCGAAGCCACGCTGAACAAAGCCTTGGCCGAAGGTCGGCAGGAAAGCGTCGCCAGCGAGGCTTCCGGCGGTCCGGCGAAGGCGGAAAAAAGCGGCGTCTACAAACACTTGCTGACCGGTGTTTCGTTCATGCTGCCGATGGTGGTGGCGGGTGGCTTGATGATCGCCTTGTCGTTCGTGTTCGGCATCGAGGCCTTCAAGGAGCCTGGCACCCTGGCGGCGGCACTGATGCAGATCGGCGGCGATACCGCATTCAAACTGATGGTGCCACTGCTGGCGGGCTACATCGCCTATTCCATCGCCGACCGGCCTGGCCTGGCGCCAGGCATGATCGGCGGGATGCTGGCGAGCACCCTGGGCGCAGGGTTCATCGGCGGGATCATTGCCGGCTTTCTGGCCGGCTATGCCGCCAAGGCGATCAACCGCTATGCGCGGCTGCCCCAGAGCCTGGAAGCGCTCAAGCCGATCCTGATCATTCCGCTGTTGGCGAGCCTGTTCACCGGCCTGGTGATGATCTACATCGTCGGCAAACCAGTGGCGGGCATGCTCGAAGGCCTGACGCATTTCCTCGACAGCATGGGCACCACCAATGCGCTGCTGCTAGGCGTGCTGCTGGGGGCGATGATGTGCGTCGACCTCGGTGGGCCGATCAACAAGGCCGCCTATGCGTTTTCGGTGGGGCTGCTGGCTTCGCAGAGTTATGCCCCCATGGCCGCGACCATGGCCGCCGGCATGGTCCCGCCGATTGGCCTGGGCATCGCTACGTTCATCGCCCGGCGCAAATTCGCCAAGACCGAGCGCGAGGCCGGTAAAGCGGCATTGGTGCTGGGGCTGTGCTTCATTTCCGAAGGCGCGATCCCGTTCGCGGCCAAGGATCCGCTGCGGGTGATCCCGTCAAGCGTCGCTGGCGGTGCGCTGACCGGTGCGCTGTCGATGTATTTCGGCTGCAAGCTCATGGCGCCTCACGGCGGCCTGTTCGTGATGCTGATCCCCAACGCCATCAATCATGCGTTGCTGTACCTGCTGGCAATCGTCGCGGGCAGCCTGCTGACGGCGGTGACCTATGCGCTGCTCAAGCGGCCGGAGGCGGTGGAAATGGCGCTGGAACCGGCGAAGGCCTGA
- the pfkB gene encoding 1-phosphofructokinase, which produces MAKILTLTLNPALDLTVELARLEPGQVNRSDAMHAHAAGKGVNVAQVLADLGHTLTVSGFLGEDNAQVFETLFAQRGFVDAFIRVPGETRSNIKLAEQDGRITDLNGPGPMVDEAAQQALLARLEQIAPGHDVVVVAGSLPRGVSAQWLQALITRLKQLGLNVALDTSGEALRVALAAGPWLIKPNTEELADALGCAVVSELAQAQAAQRLHAEGIEHVVISHGADGVNWFSVGSALHASPPKVTVASTVGAGDSLLAGMLHGLLGAHTPEQTLRSATAIAAMAVTQIGFGIHDTALLASLEQGVRVRPLTEQ; this is translated from the coding sequence ATGGCGAAGATTCTTACCCTGACCCTCAACCCGGCGCTCGACCTCACGGTGGAGTTGGCGCGCCTGGAACCGGGCCAGGTCAACCGCAGCGATGCCATGCACGCCCACGCCGCCGGTAAAGGCGTGAACGTGGCCCAGGTGTTGGCCGATCTCGGCCATACGCTGACGGTCAGTGGTTTTCTCGGCGAGGACAACGCCCAGGTGTTCGAGACGCTGTTCGCTCAGCGTGGCTTCGTCGACGCGTTCATCCGCGTTCCGGGCGAAACCCGCAGCAACATCAAGCTGGCCGAGCAGGACGGCCGCATCACCGATCTCAACGGCCCGGGCCCAATGGTCGACGAAGCCGCGCAGCAGGCGTTGCTGGCGCGCCTTGAGCAAATCGCTCCAGGCCATGATGTGGTGGTCGTGGCGGGCAGTTTGCCGCGTGGCGTCAGTGCGCAATGGCTGCAGGCGCTGATCACGCGCCTGAAACAACTTGGCCTGAACGTGGCCCTCGACACCAGCGGCGAAGCCTTGCGCGTCGCCCTGGCGGCGGGGCCGTGGCTGATCAAGCCGAACACCGAGGAGCTGGCCGATGCGCTGGGCTGCGCCGTGGTCAGCGAGCTGGCCCAGGCGCAAGCGGCGCAGCGCCTGCATGCTGAGGGTATCGAGCACGTGGTGATTTCCCATGGCGCCGACGGCGTGAACTGGTTCAGCGTCGGTTCGGCACTGCATGCTTCGCCGCCCAAGGTGACGGTTGCCAGTACCGTGGGCGCCGGTGATTCGCTGCTGGCCGGCATGCTGCACGGCTTGCTCGGTGCGCACACGCCGGAGCAGACCCTGCGCAGCGCCACGGCCATCGCCGCCATGGCGGTCACGCAGATCGGTTTTGGCATCCACGACACCGCGTTGCTGGCGTCGCTTGAACAGGGCGTGCGCGTGCGCCCCCTGACAGAACAATAA
- the ptsP gene encoding phosphoenolpyruvate--protein phosphotransferase, translating to MLELTLEQISMAQVAVDKDAALQLLADKLVADGLVAEGYLAGLQAREAQGSTFLGQGIAIPHGTPQTRDLVYATGVRLLQFPEGVDWGDGQIVYLAIGIAAKSDEHLRLLQLLTRALGETDLGQALRRAGSAEALLKLLQGAPQELALDAQMIGLGVSADDFEELVWRGARLLRQADCVSNGFAGVLQQVEALPLGDGLWWLHSEQTVKRPGLAFVTPDKPIRYLGQPLSGLFCLASLGEAHQALLERLCALLIEGRGHELGRATSSRKVLEVLGGELPADWPSARIGLANAHGLHARPAKILAQLAKNFEGEIRVRIVDGQDSAVSAKSLSKLLSLGARRGQVLEFIAEPSIAADALPALLAAVEEGLGEEVEPLPPPSAPRETTLAEVASVMLAPESGSLLQAVAAAPGIAIGPAHVQVLQDIDYPLRGESPAIERERLQKALSQVRRDIEGLIERAKAKAIREIFITHQEMLDDPELTDEVDTRLKLGESAQAAWMGVIEAAAKEQEALQDALLAERAADLRDVGRRVLAQLCGVETPAEPDQPYILVMDEVGPSDVARLDPARVAGILTARGGATAHSAIVARALGIPALVGAGAAVLLLAPGTSLLLDGQRGRLHVDPDAATLQRAAEERDTREQRLKAAAEQRHQPALTRDGHTVEVFANIGESAGVTSAVEQGAEGIGLLRTELIFMAHNEAPDEATQEAEYRKVLDGLAGRPLVVRTLDVGGDKPLPYWPIAKEENPFLGVRGIRLTLQRPQVMEAQLRALLRSADNRPLRIMFPMVGSVDEWRQARAMTERLRREIPVADLQLGIMIEVPSAALLAPVLAKEVDFFSVGTNDLTQYTLAIDRGHPTLSAQADGLHPAVLQLIDITVRAAHAHGKWVGVCGELAADPLAVPVLVGLGVDELSVSARSIAEVKARVRELSLAQVQTLAQEALAVGSADDVRALVEAL from the coding sequence ATGCTCGAGCTCACTCTAGAGCAGATATCCATGGCCCAGGTGGCTGTGGATAAAGACGCCGCGCTGCAATTGCTCGCCGACAAACTGGTGGCCGATGGCCTGGTCGCCGAAGGTTACCTCGCCGGCTTACAGGCCCGCGAGGCCCAGGGCTCGACCTTTCTTGGCCAAGGTATTGCCATTCCCCACGGTACCCCGCAGACCCGCGACCTGGTGTATGCCACCGGCGTGCGCTTGCTGCAATTCCCGGAAGGCGTGGATTGGGGCGATGGCCAGATCGTTTACCTGGCGATTGGCATCGCGGCCAAATCCGACGAGCACCTGCGCCTGTTGCAACTGCTGACCCGCGCCCTCGGCGAGACGGACCTGGGTCAGGCCCTGCGCCGCGCCGGGTCCGCCGAGGCACTGTTGAAACTGCTGCAAGGCGCGCCGCAGGAACTGGCGCTGGATGCGCAGATGATCGGTCTCGGCGTGTCGGCCGACGATTTCGAAGAACTGGTGTGGCGCGGCGCTCGTCTGTTGCGCCAGGCCGACTGCGTGAGCAACGGGTTCGCCGGTGTGTTGCAGCAGGTCGAGGCGCTGCCGTTGGGCGACGGCCTGTGGTGGCTGCACAGTGAACAGACCGTCAAGCGCCCTGGCCTGGCTTTCGTCACGCCGGACAAGCCCATCCGTTACCTCGGCCAGCCCCTGAGCGGACTGTTCTGCCTGGCCAGCCTCGGCGAGGCCCATCAGGCCTTGCTGGAAAGACTCTGCGCGCTGCTGATCGAAGGTCGCGGCCACGAACTGGGCCGCGCCACCAGCAGTCGCAAGGTCCTCGAAGTGCTGGGCGGCGAGCTGCCCGCCGACTGGCCCAGCGCCCGTATCGGCCTGGCCAATGCCCATGGCCTGCATGCACGTCCGGCGAAAATCCTCGCGCAATTGGCGAAAAACTTCGAAGGCGAGATCCGCGTGCGCATCGTCGACGGCCAGGACAGCGCCGTGTCGGCCAAGAGCCTGAGCAAACTGTTGAGCCTGGGCGCCCGTCGTGGCCAGGTCCTGGAGTTTATTGCCGAGCCGAGCATTGCCGCCGATGCGCTGCCGGCCTTGCTGGCCGCCGTCGAAGAGGGGCTCGGCGAAGAGGTCGAACCGCTGCCGCCACCGAGCGCGCCACGGGAAACCACCCTCGCCGAAGTCGCCAGCGTGATGCTGGCGCCCGAATCCGGCAGCCTGCTCCAGGCGGTCGCCGCCGCACCGGGCATCGCCATCGGCCCGGCGCATGTTCAAGTGCTGCAAGACATCGACTATCCGTTGCGCGGCGAGTCACCGGCCATTGAGCGCGAGCGCCTGCAAAAAGCCCTGAGCCAGGTACGCCGCGACATCGAAGGCTTGATCGAGCGCGCGAAGGCCAAGGCCATCCGCGAAATTTTCATCACTCATCAGGAAATGCTCGACGACCCGGAGCTGACCGACGAGGTCGACACCCGCTTGAAGCTGGGCGAGAGCGCGCAAGCGGCGTGGATGGGCGTGATCGAAGCCGCCGCGAAAGAACAGGAAGCCCTGCAGGATGCCTTGCTTGCCGAACGTGCCGCCGACTTGCGGGACGTTGGCCGTCGGGTGCTGGCGCAGCTGTGTGGCGTGGAAACGCCGGCTGAGCCGGATCAACCGTACATTCTGGTGATGGACGAAGTCGGCCCCTCCGACGTGGCCCGCCTGGATCCGGCTCGGGTGGCGGGGATCCTGACCGCCCGGGGCGGCGCCACCGCCCACAGCGCGATTGTCGCCCGTGCCCTGGGCATTCCCGCCCTGGTCGGCGCCGGGGCAGCGGTATTGCTGCTGGCGCCGGGCACCTCCTTGCTGCTGGACGGCCAGCGCGGTCGGCTGCATGTCGACCCGGACGCCGCCACGCTGCAACGCGCCGCCGAAGAACGCGACACCCGCGAGCAGCGCCTCAAGGCCGCCGCCGAGCAGCGTCACCAACCGGCGCTGACCCGCGACGGTCACACCGTGGAAGTGTTCGCCAACATCGGCGAAAGCGCTGGCGTCACCAGCGCGGTGGAACAGGGCGCGGAGGGCATCGGCCTGCTGCGCACCGAATTGATTTTCATGGCTCACAACGAGGCCCCGGACGAAGCGACCCAGGAAGCCGAATACCGCAAGGTGCTCGATGGCCTGGCCGGTCGGCCGCTGGTGGTGCGCACCCTTGACGTGGGCGGCGACAAACCGCTGCCGTACTGGCCGATCGCGAAGGAAGAAAACCCGTTCCTCGGGGTGCGCGGCATCCGCCTGACCTTGCAGCGTCCGCAGGTCATGGAAGCGCAGTTGCGCGCCTTGTTGCGCTCGGCGGACAACCGTCCGCTGCGGATCATGTTCCCCATGGTTGGCAGCGTCGACGAGTGGCGCCAGGCCCGCGCCATGACCGAGCGCCTGCGCCGGGAAATCCCGGTGGCGGACCTGCAACTGGGGATCATGATCGAGGTGCCGTCCGCCGCGCTGCTGGCGCCGGTGCTCGCCAAGGAGGTCGACTTCTTCAGCGTCGGCACCAATGACCTGACCCAATACACCCTGGCGATCGACCGGGGTCACCCGACCCTATCGGCCCAGGCCGATGGCCTGCATCCAGCGGTGCTGCAACTGATCGACATCACCGTGCGCGCGGCCCATGCCCATGGCAAATGGGTCGGCGTGTGCGGCGAGCTGGCGGCCGATCCGCTGGCGGTGCCGGTGCTGGTGGGCCTGGGCGTCGACGAATTGAGCGTTTCGGCCCGCAGCATCGCCGAGGTCAAGGCGCGGGTTCGCGAATTGAGCCTGGCGCAAGTACAAACCCTGGCCCAAGAGGCCTTGGCCGTGGGCAGCGCCGACGACGTGCGCGCATTAGTGGAGGCGCTGTAA
- the cra gene encoding catabolite repressor/activator, which yields MKLSDIAQLAGVSVTTASYVINGKAEQQRISNATVERVRAVVEEHGFTPNPQAAGLRSRHTRTLGFILPDLENPSYARIAKLLEQGARARGYQLLIASSDDAPDSERQLLQLFRARRCDALIVASCLPAEDDSYRQLQAKGIPIIAIDRVMEPAHFCSVISDDRQASLQLTRSLLDTHPRQIALISARPELSISQERAAGFREALAGFDGQVLIEHGESFSRECGRQLMDEMLARLGHLPDALITTSYVLLQGVFDALHDFPLKSRPLRLGTFGDTQLLDFLPLPVNAMSQQHQLIAAKALELALAAIENDDYQPGVQAIARTFKQRIHQG from the coding sequence TTGAAACTCAGTGATATCGCCCAGCTTGCCGGTGTGTCCGTCACCACCGCCAGCTACGTCATCAACGGCAAGGCCGAACAGCAACGCATCAGCAACGCGACCGTCGAACGGGTGCGGGCGGTGGTCGAAGAACATGGCTTCACGCCCAACCCCCAGGCCGCCGGGCTGCGCAGCCGGCACACGCGGACGTTGGGTTTCATCCTGCCGGACCTGGAAAACCCCAGCTATGCCCGTATTGCCAAGCTCCTGGAGCAAGGCGCCCGCGCCCGGGGCTATCAACTGTTGATCGCCAGTTCCGACGACGCGCCTGACAGCGAGCGGCAATTGCTGCAACTGTTCCGCGCCCGGCGCTGCGATGCGCTGATCGTCGCCAGTTGCCTGCCGGCCGAGGATGACAGTTACCGCCAGCTCCAGGCCAAGGGAATTCCGATCATCGCCATCGACCGGGTGATGGAACCGGCGCACTTCTGCTCGGTGATCAGCGATGACCGCCAGGCCAGCCTGCAACTGACCCGCAGCCTGCTGGACACCCACCCGCGGCAGATCGCACTGATCAGTGCCCGCCCCGAACTGAGCATCAGCCAGGAGCGGGCCGCGGGGTTTCGCGAGGCGCTTGCCGGGTTCGACGGCCAGGTGTTGATCGAACACGGCGAGTCGTTCAGCCGTGAATGCGGTCGCCAACTGATGGACGAGATGCTCGCGCGCCTGGGGCATTTGCCCGATGCGCTGATCACCACCTCCTATGTGCTGCTGCAAGGCGTGTTCGACGCCCTGCATGATTTTCCGCTCAAGTCGCGGCCGCTGCGCCTGGGCACGTTTGGTGACACGCAACTGCTGGATTTCCTGCCGCTGCCGGTCAATGCCATGTCCCAACAGCATCAACTGATCGCCGCCAAGGCGCTGGAACTGGCGCTGGCGGCCATCGAGAACGATGACTACCAGCCTGGTGTCCAGGCGATTGCCCGCACGTTCAAACAGCGTATCCACCAAGGCTGA